In Chryseobacterium gotjawalense, the following are encoded in one genomic region:
- a CDS encoding ABC transporter permease: MKTDQPTYYIHSKQSVFSLNLKEVWEYRDLLLMLVKKDFITFYKQTVLGPLWFIVQPLLTTVIYIILFGNIAKLSTDGVPQVLFYLSGITVWNYFSESLTKTSSVFTANAGMFGKVYFPRLIMPLSIVASSLMKFAVQFGIFAIVLLYFVIFTDEVHPNIWMLFTPVLILLMAMFALGMGMIFSSLTTKYKDLTFLLTFGVQLFMYITPVVYPISALPEKFRFLVYMNPLSSIFECFRYAFLGSGSFDLMSILWSSIFITVILIIGTVIFNKVEKSFMDTV, from the coding sequence ATGAAAACAGACCAACCCACCTACTACATCCACTCCAAACAGTCCGTATTTTCTCTGAACTTAAAAGAAGTCTGGGAGTACCGTGATCTGTTGCTGATGTTGGTGAAAAAAGATTTTATTACTTTCTATAAACAGACGGTTTTAGGGCCGCTGTGGTTTATTGTGCAGCCTTTGCTGACCACGGTGATCTACATTATCCTGTTTGGAAATATTGCCAAATTATCGACCGACGGGGTGCCGCAGGTGCTGTTTTACCTCTCCGGAATTACGGTGTGGAATTACTTCTCCGAAAGTTTAACCAAGACCTCTTCCGTCTTTACCGCGAATGCCGGGATGTTTGGGAAAGTGTATTTCCCGCGGTTGATCATGCCGCTGTCGATTGTAGCTTCATCGCTCATGAAGTTTGCGGTGCAGTTTGGCATCTTCGCCATTGTGCTGCTGTACTTCGTTATTTTTACCGATGAGGTGCACCCCAATATCTGGATGTTGTTTACGCCGGTTTTAATACTGCTCATGGCGATGTTTGCGTTGGGAATGGGGATGATCTTCTCGTCCCTGACGACCAAATACAAAGACCTTACTTTTCTTTTAACCTTTGGCGTTCAGCTCTTCATGTATATCACCCCGGTGGTGTATCCTATTTCGGCATTACCCGAGAAATTCCGGTTTCTGGTCTATATGAATCCGTTGTCCTCCATTTTCGAATGTTTCCGCTATGCCTTTCTGGGCTCCGGCAGTTTCGACCTGATGAGCATCCTCTGGAGCAGCATTTTCATCACGGTAATCCTCATCATCGGCACGGTGATTTTCAATAAGGTGGAGAAGAGTTTTATGGATACGGTGTAG